Within the Polaribacter pectinis genome, the region TATTTGAAGGGTTTTGTGTAAAACAATGATATTCTTGCCATCTGTAGTTTTCGAAATTATCTATATTATCATCTGTACAATCATTATTAAACTCAGTTCCCAATTTTGAAATAAGTTCATCAATTGAAAATGATAAATCTGAGATATTTACGCCACAGTCTATTTCTAAAAACTCTTCATCAACATTTTTATTAAACCATTGTTCTTTTGATTTCTCAAATTTTGTACCTAATGTTCGATTAAATTTATCATTACATACAATTAAAGCATCAATCAATTCTTTTGATTTATTCTCCGCTAGATGCATTGGAATATATAAACTTGAAAAACCACTGGCATAATAAACATTATTTGCAGTTACCAGAGCGATTCGCATCTCTTCTGAACAATTTTCATTAGGAATTGAATAACTATCTAATTCTTGTTCCCAAGGCTTTTCACCTTTACATTTTGGTTTAATACTATTTATACCTTCTAAATTAACTTTAAAAGATTGATCTTTACCTGAACCACAATTATTACAATGAATAAAAATACTCCCATACCCTTCAGATTTATTCTTGCTTTCAGTCCAAATTAATTCTGGTTTTGTACAACAACCATCATACCCTAATAAATCTTTGGCTTCAGGGTCTTCATTTCTGTGATTAAGTTTCCAGTTTAAGTATTTAGACCAAGGTATATCGGATAAATGCCCATTTGGGCATATTAATAACATATTTGTTTGATTCAAAGTTTGATAGACTCTATTATCGACAAGTGTACCTTCTATATTTTTCGATTTAAATTCACGTTTAAAATCATTACCATCTCGTGGAGGAGCAAAGTGGGGCATTTTTAATTTGCCATTCTGTTTATTACATTCATTTTTCCAGATATCTTTCCACTCACTAATTTTTTTTAGTTTTTTTCCTTTATCACTGATAAACCATTTAGGAAAATGAGCAGCATTTATCATATAATCAGAAGACTTACCTTCTTCTTCATTTCTAGCAAGTGCAGTTTTTATCGGGTGATTTTTCCAATTAGGAGTATTAAAACTTTCATTTAATGACATATGTGGAATATCTATCAGACAAACTAAAGATTCTAGCTCTTTTTCTATTTTCAAGAATTCTACAAATCTTTTATCATCTACTATCAATAGTCCTCTATTGTTTATTTCACTCTCTGCTCGATCATATATTTTTTGATTATCAGACTCATTCTCTCTAATTAATGAAATCTTTCTATTAGCCCATTCTATAAACTTCCACTTATTAATGTCTAATATTAAAGCATAAGAACCTAATTTAGTAGTAATAATAGAGCCTACACCTGCATTTGATGATAGAAGTTTGAACTTGCCAATTCCTTGATTATATTGTGATTGATTTAGTATTTTCATTTTGAATTGATTTTTATTGCTGCTTCAGATTCTATTACTCTTAATGACATAGGTATTTGCCATTTTTTACTATGAATATCGGCTTCATAGGCATCTAAATCAACATATAATTGTTCTTGGTTAGCATTTGTTCTTTTTGATTTATTACTAAAAACAAATGTTTTGTTATCTGCAAGAGTTTTAGATGCTTCTATTCTCCATTCTTTGAAAGCTTCCTCTATCCAGGACTTTATAAAATCAATATTTTGTGGTTTTAGAAGATTTTGAATTTCCTTATCATAAATTTTGTTTTTAATAATACGACTATCAAAATTAGCTGTTAATTGACTTATTATATCTGACACATCTGAATCTGAAATGTCACAAATATTAGATGCAGATACTCTTTCTACAAAATCAGTTGTGTGTCGCAACATTGTAGCTAAGTATAGTCCTAAATATCTGCTAACAGACTTAGATGTAAATGGAGTTATCGATATTGGTTCGACATAACTATACATTTTTTCGTGAAACTCAATAAACTTCTCATAATGCGAAATATCTCTTGCTCTAAAAGGATGATGCACTGTAAGGACTAAGCCATAAGAATCTCTTGCTACACGACTACTAGCCTGTATGTATTCGGCTGTATTTCTAGGCATAGAGTTCATAATAATTAAATTAAAGCGAGAAACATCTATTCCAACAGAAATCATATTTGTAGCGACCAAAAACTCAGGAGGAATATTCCCTCTTTTTATTTCAGCATTTTTTATGTGAGCAAACCTTAATGAAGCGTCCCATTTTTCTTCTACTTTTTTAAGCTCATTTTTCACCTCCTCACCAGAGAGTCTTCCTGTCAACTCTGACTCTTCTATTGGCCCATAAGTATATAAAGAATGAAGTAGTTTTTGTGGTCTAATCACTCTATTGAAAACCCTACGAACTTCTTTTAAAATGTAGGACTGCACTTGTGACTGAGTTTTTCCAACTTCTTTTAGACTATTAAAATAAGAAATAATAGTATGAAAATAATCCATAGCCTCTTCAAACGAGTTGTATTTTTCAAAATCTATAGTTTCACTATTCCCCAATTGTTGCAATTCAAACAAAGCTCTATGAGTCATTGTTATGGCAGCTAACCTCATTTGCATCCAAATTTGAGTTCTTCCTGTTGGTAATATGCCTATATACCTTCTCTTAGATTCGTAAATAAAATCTTCTTTATCATTACTAGAGAACGATCTTTTGTAAAATGAAAAGAAAGAATCATCACATTCTACGCCTTGTTTTGGGAACAGATTCACTTTTCTATCAAATAAAGCTGCAATTTGAAGGCCTGTATTTCTAGTTGTTGCGGTAGATGATATTACTTTAGGCCTTGTGCCATCTATTCTTGTGCATAATTGGTCAACTGCCGATTCAAATAGTGCTACTGATGAACCTAAAGGGCCATTTAATAAATGTAATTCATCTTGGATAATAATATCTGGTGGGAAATATCCATCTGTAGGTTTTCCATTTTCCCAATTTCCTCTTCCAAACAATCTTCTAGAATCTCTATTTCTTGCTGTATCTAAATTCGAAACCTTATGAGCTAATTGAGCAAATTTATCGACCGTTCCAAAAAGCAAACTAGGAGGGTGTTGATATATTGTTTCGTCACAAAGATTAACGGGAATAGGTCCTTGGTCTTGTCGTCTTCTACTTAATAATCTTCCAAATGAAAAAGAACATTTTTTATTTGAACATTTTAGATGTAATCTGTTTTTATTATAAATATCATCAGTTTTATCTGGAATTGTGTCCCCAATTATTTTTGAATTACACCAAGGACATTCATTAAAAGGAACTTTATTCTCTTTTCCTTTAATATCATTTAGTTTTTCAAATTCATATTGTAAAGAGTCTTTGTTTTTATCATTAACTCTGTATGTCAGTTTATTTGGAATTGAATTATTTCCTACCCATAATCCAATATTTATTGGTTCTTTTCCTAAAATAGAAACATCCCAACGTCTAATTAATTCAAGTGCCATTATCATCAAAGTAGCCCTTTGGAACTGCTGCAATGTTAATAACCTTAAGGTGTATCTCATTATTGCAGCAGTTCCACCACCTCTTTCTTTGTGAAGTTTTCTACGGTTTATTATAGTTAATGCTATTAACCCTAGATAAGCCTCTGTTTTTCCTCCACCAGTTGGAAACCAAACTAAGTCAACATATTCATTTCTTTTTTCCCAATTAATATCATCTTCATTTTTAAAAATGCCATCTAAATTCAATAAAATAAAGGCTAATTGAAAGGCTCTCCAAGAAGTCGATTCTGTTTCTGAAAATAATTTGTCACTAGCTTTTTTATAAAAATCGGTATTGAAGTTTGAAAAACTAACATCTTCCATTAATGGAAGTACTTTATTCTTCTTAGTATTTACAGAATGCCATATCTGCATAAACATAGCAGAATTCATTAATCTAAAGGATTCTATATTTATTTCATTTGAAAGAAGGGTATTAATATTTTCTTTCATTCTCTGATAATCAAGTGAGCATTTTTTAAGTTCTTGATTAGCTATTTTTTTTTCTTGGTCGTTTACTCGTTTTCTCTTGTCTTTTATCCAATTTCCATAGGCGTCAACAAAAGCATTTAATCCACTAATGACCTCTTCATTTTTTGCGTCAGAAAAAGTTGAGAGCCATTTAAATTGTTGTGCCTTCGAATTTTCTAAAAATAAAGGATTCTTATAATTTCCCTTTTTGTCTTTAACTAAAGCTTTTGATTTGTTTCTAGGAGTAGGATCAACATCTGGAGTGTCACAAATTGGAATATATTCCGATTCAATGGTGTTGAGATTTTTATCCCACTTTACCGAACAACCGTGACCTATACCAAAATCTTCAAATTGTCTATAAATATAATCAGTTGTTTCATCTTCTGAATACTCCATTTTAGAAGTATCTAAACTTAATTCATTATAGGGAATAAGATGTTTATTAGTAATTGATAGTTTAACACCAAAAAAACATTTTTCATTTACTTTTTCATTAAAAGTGGAATAATATCTAGAGCTATCTTTTTCTTGTGTAAATGGTGTACTTGTATTAATTAACTGAACTTTTACAAAAATCTTATTAGAGTTTTTAAAGTTTCTTGTATCTCTACTCAGTTGCAGGTTTAATGATAAAGAAGCATTGCCGTCTTCTTTATTAATTTCATTTTGATAAACATCTGTTAAGCCTTTACTAATAATATTTCCATCTATATCAGAAACAATAAAATCCTCATTTAAATCTTTATATAAGAATGAAACTTTATTTTTATCTTTTGGGAAATTAATTTTTTTGATAGATATAATTCTCTCAATTAATTTTGATCGCCATAATCCAAATCCTCCACCGTTTACCTCTAATAAATCCACAAAATGACTAATTGTATTTTCTAGAATCTCTATTTTCTGAGAAATATCATAAAGAGTTTTCCTTTGTTTTACATCTGTTATTTTGTATTTTAAATCATTAAAAATTGTTGACTTTAGACTGCTTAAATTTCTTTTCTCTTTTGTTAAAAATCTGTTATTTGAAAAAGCGGGTTTATGTTCAGAGAAAATTTCTTCGGTAATTTCTTTTTGAATCTCTCTAATTCTAGCTTTTAGTTGAGAAATTTCTTCAGAACTAAGATAATTGATGAGTAAATATAAATTACCATTTACCTCTTTTAAATGAAAGTTTTTTAATTCATGTTTTTCAATGAATTGGTTAATTTTTTCGAAAGACAATTCACAGTTTACTGCATATTTTTTATTAAAACCATTATCTTTTTTTCTTTTTAATTTACTATAATACCTAGCATTAAGTTTAATCTCTAAATTTTCGTTTCCCAAAAATCTATTATCTAGACAGCAAGTAACTCCCATAGTTTTAGGAAACATTTGATCTAGTGCTATCGTATCTGTTTCTTCTATATTATCGGTACTTGTGTTTTGAGTACTTGATTCTTCTGATTTATTTTCTTCATCTTCATTACCTTCGTTATTATCAAGAGTGATTCCTTCATTACAGGTTTTGCTATTATCTTGAGGAAATAATATACCTGTACTATATACTGCAGCAGGAACAATATCTATTATTTCATTAGTATAATCAATAGGTTTTAGTTTGTCTATTTTTGTTTTCTGAAAATCTTCATTTTCAACATCAATAAACCTAAAACCATTTATTCCTGGACCTAAAGTTTGCTCTTTTATAAATCGTTCAAGAGATTCTCTTTTTTCGTTTATTATACTCATAAATTGATGCTTTCAATTGAATCTACTTTTTGCAAGCTAATTTCAGGGTTAATTAATTCTACTAAAGCCACTAAGTTTTCAAGTAAATGATTTTCATCAATACCCAACTCTTCTAAAGAATGGTTTTTTTGATAATACTCTTTTTTGGTAATTAGTATTTCTCTTGTCTTTGAAATATCATCAAAACAACCATCATCAAATAAATCTTTAAATAAAAGATTCATTTTTCTTGTGTTATTTCTGGTAGTTTGCTTTGTTTTATTTTTAATTCGACTTATCAGAATAATATAAGTTTTAGGAAGATTTAGGTAATTACAAATTGATAAAAACACTTTTTTAACAATAGGTGCTAACGATTTACTTTCAGGGTTTATCCAATGATTTTCAAAATGTTGAAAGGAAACCATCTTAAGGTTCTGTTGGCCTAATAATTCCTGAATTTCAGAATACAAAGACTCTTTCCCTTTGTCTTCTGATTTACGTTTTAATAGAACTTTCCATAGACGCCCAGCATCTTCTCCGTCTTCTATATTGAATTTTTTACGGATAACATCTAATTCTTCCTCTTGTTTGTTTATGTCTGCTAGTTTATCATATATTGGAAGTGCATTTATTATATAATCTAAGCTCTGTATTTCAGTTGGATTTAGAGCCAATAAGTCTATTGCTCTCACAACTTTATTTGTATCATTAGATTTATAGATAAATAAGTCTGAAGTTTGATAATTATGAGGCTTTTTTTCAGATAAAAGCTTAATTCTTATTACCTCTTTATTACCATTGTTAACATATGTGCTTTCTATATCCCAAGAAGTTTTTTCTTTAACTTTAGGTCTTAGGCTATTTACTTTGTTTTTAACAGCAATCCAATCAAAATAGTCAGATCTTACTTGATGATTAAGTAGTTTGTAATAATCATTGTTGTTATTGTAATTTGCCCATTGAAATTTGTTTTTAAACAATAGATTGAGGAAAATTCCTTTAGAATTGATAGTAGGTATTTCAATAATATTTGGGTAAAAATAATAAGGGTAATGCCCAGGGTCTAAGTAATTTAGAATTAATAAGTTTTCAGAGGTCATTGAGTTTAATTCCTCCCAATTGATTAATTTGTTAGAATGTGAAAGTCCTAGCTCTTTCTGCAATTCTTTTTTTAATATATTATTTTCTAAGAATTCATTTGAAATAACTATGGTAGTGTTTTCGTGAATAAGTTTTTTAATTTCATCTTTCCAAGATGAGTAAATAATGTAATCTAATGTATTAGATAGGTTTTCTTTTAATTCATTTTTGAGTTCATCAGGAAATTCCTGTTGTGTAGTTTCTGAAATAAGAGTTGTTCCTTCGTTACCACCAAAGATACTTTCTAATACAATCTCTTTTATCTCTTCATTAATAACTAACGAATATATATTTCTCATTTTTATTGAGATTAATTCGTATAAGTTTTCGTGTATTTGTGTTTCTAATAGAAAGCTATCCCAAAAGGTATTACTTTCAATACCGTAAAAATTTGTTTTTAGTTGCTTTTGATTATCTATTTTTATCAACTTATTGACTTCATAATTTGTGATAACATAGGGTTTTAATAACTCATTTTTTTCTGTATTAAATTTAAAGTCAACTTGATTTAATTTATTTTTCAAGTTATTTATATTTACTTTTTTTTTGCCAAAAGTTATAATTAGTAATTTTTTGAATGTTGTTCCATCTCCATTCCACTCAAGAAGTTCTTTTAAATTGAAATTGATAAAGCTTGATTTACTTTCACTGTCAAAAAGAATAATATTTTCTAAGTTATCTACTAACTGCTCATTTTGGTCTATTTGGTTTAATATTTGATCTAATGTTTTTTGTTTATTAATGGCAACATAAGACTTCTTTTGACTAACATCTTCAATTTTAATTACATATTGTTTTGATTTAAATTTATCAATACATTCAGTGAAGTATCTAGTTAAGGTATTTACCAGTGTATAAACTTGTAGATTATCAGAATAGAGTATTGTTTTATTAAAATTTAACTCAGCTTTTTTTTCATCCTTTTTACTTTTCCAATTTTTGTAAATTCGATTTCCACCATTTCTTCCACTTGCATTGGCTGGTATTTGATTGTTTATTATATCTCTTTTTAAACGTGAAATTTTTTCTTGTATTAGCTCATTAACTATTTCAGATTTATCGTTATCTAAAGAATATAAAAAGTGTTTTAATACTAGAAAATCTAGGATTAATGTTCTATCGTTAAAATCAAAATCTTTTTCAATATGAAGATGTAAGTAGTTTATTTCTGAGTTGTTAGAAGTAGCATTAATGTTTAGTATTCTATCAACATAAATTAATAGCTTTTTTAATCTTTCTTTTTCGCTATTAACTATTTTAGAAAAGATTTCCTCAAACCCATCAGTTGGGCTTTTTATAAATGGAGCTATATGTTTATTTATATGTTGATTAATTACTTCCATCAGTAAATTATATTTATTTCAACATTATTTATTGCTCTAGTTATTCCAATAAAGAGCTCGTATTTATTATAGTCCGAAGGTTCTGTTACAACTAAGAATACATTTTTACTCTCAAGGCCTTTATACTTTAAAATAGATGTATACCTTAATTTATTTGCTGTATCGGTAATATTTTTTTCGCTTAACTCTTCAATATCTTTAATAGCTAATTCGTAATGCATATCTGGATTACCTAGATATTCTCCTTTTAATAGTTTAGATTCTATAAGTATTATACAGTCTGCTCCTTTAAGTGATGAATTTTCTTGTCTAATTGAATTTAAAACATTGTTGACTAGGTGTTTCTTTACTTTAGATAAGGAAGAGTGCTTTTTAATTGAAATATTGTTATATGTTTCATTAAATTTTTTACTCAAAATTTCTGTAGGATTTTCTAAAATGATTGAAGATAATAATCGTATATCTGGGTTTTGAGCACTTCGCTTTATTTCATTCAATTTAAAATGAGTGAAATATTCTGTTAAAAGGTCCGCTAGTTCACTTACTGATCTACCACCTAATGAATAGCTTTGATCAATATCATATAATACCAACGAGTTACCATTTGTTAATCCATTTTCATTGTATCCACATAATTTATTTAAAAATAAGTCCAATCCTCTATCAAAAATATCTTGTCCTTCATCAATAACAATAAAGTCATAAAAATTTGTTTTCTCAAGATTGGCAAGTGTATCTCTTAGCAACAGATAAAACTGTTCTTCCGAAAGCAATGTGATTTCGGCATATGTTTTTTTAGGGTTATGTTTTTTAATGAATCTAAAAAAAGTAGTTACTTCTATATCCTTTGTGTTGTCTCGTATTTTTAATGTATTTTTTGTGTAGTGCATTAACAAATTATTCCAACAGATATATATACCTTTTTTTCCAATTTGTTTATCTATAAATGCTTTGGCGATAGTCGTTTTTCCGCTTCCTGGAGGCCCTTCAATCATAATTCTTGGATTTTTATTCAATCCTTCTAGAATTTCAATATTTTGTATTCCAAGCCATTTTAATGTATCATTAGTATGATATTCATTTTTATCATTTACTTTAGGACTGAGAATATTTTTTATTGCATTAATCTCTTTGGGTGATATATCTGAGTATGTACGAAAGTGTTTTTTATGCCTTTTTTTAGTATGAGAAAAAGTGTGTTTAATAAATTTTTCTATTGAATTATCATATTCTTTTGCCGTGAATTCAGTCCAAAGTAAATTGGAATCAATGAGTTTAGATTTAAATTTATAATTAACGTGAGGTAATGCAACAGCATCACAAAAAAAACAATTTTTAAAATTATTTAATAACTTGTCTTTTAAGGTGAATTTATATCCTTCAACTTGTTTAAAAGGATTCTGTTTCATTTTTTTTTGAAACATTTTTCCATAAAAAAAATCATTTTCTTTAGTTGAAATAGGGCCACCTTTTACCTCTAAAACCAATATCCCTTCTTTACATAAGATTAGAAAGTCAATCTGAGCACTAGTCTTTTTATAATAATTATAACTATCCGAATGTGATGGCAATTTTAAATCGTGCCATACAAACCAATTATCCTCACTAATATTTAAATCAGTGAATAATTTTTTATAAATATTAATTTCTCCTTGCAAAGGGGAACCATCTTCTTTGGTTATAATTTTATCTAATGCAGAAATAGGATTGTATGGTAAGAAAGTTACAGGCATTATTTAGTTTGAGTTGGCAATAGTAGTAATTTTGTTAATAGCATATAAAGCAAAAACCTGACTCATTGGGATTATATCTTTATTTTTAAAAACAATAGTATCGCTTTGAATGTAATCTGTGTTTTTAAATTTAATTTGAGTTATTATTTCATTTATTTTTTCAACTAGTTCGGTTGGTTCTAGTAAATTTTCAAAAGCAATTTGTTCTTCGTACATTTTTTGTAAATCAGAGGATGATCCAATTTTTTCAGAAAAGCCTTTATTTATAGTTTTAACAAATTGAGGTCCAGTTTTCTCTTCTAGTATGATTGGTTCTATTGTTTTGTAAAAATCATCCTCAACTTTTTGGTTTTTGTAACCTAATCCTGTTCCATACTGTATGGAAGTGTACCATTTGTCAGTTGCTTTAGTATTTTTTTCTATGTCAAAGTTGGATAATGTAACAGTTAGGTTTCCTGCTTTTATTGGATGTCTTCTAAATCTTGAATTCTTAGTTCTTTTTGGTTGTTTGTCAAATACTTTTTCTTTAAAATTGTTCAGGTTTTGAACATCAATTAGATTAGGTTCTTTAACTAACTTTAAATCTATTGAGTTTGGTAAATTATATTGATTTAGAACTTCATTTGCAAAAACTCTACTTACAGATGGACATACTGCGTTGCCAACTAATCTCCATTTACTGTGTAATGTGCCAAGGAACTGATAGGAGAAAGGAAAGCCCATTATACTCGCAGCTTCTCTTACAGTTGGTGATCGATACTCACCATTTCCTTTACGCGAGTACTCAGATTTATAAATTAAAGCTTCTCTTGAAGTCCCACTCTTGGTAGCGGTTATTGTCCTACTAGGCTTTTCCTTATTTTCAGGAAAAGACATTTTCCCCATACAATAATGATTTACTTTATGTTCTCGTGATTGTCTCCATTCACTTTTATAAAGTCCACTATCGTAAAAATGGTCAGTCAATTGATTTAAATTGATTGTAATGGAGTTATATACAGGGTCAATAACTTTTCTAGATGATTTTTTACAATTAGGCTTTGGTAGTTTTTGTAATAACTTACTTAAAGTATTCCATTCTTGTAACGTATCTTTTTTATTATTAGAGTGAGTTGCCTTAGGTATAATTAATCTCCCTATTTTAATTATTTCACCAGAAATGGCTCTTTTTCTCGCTTGATAAGAACCGTAATCTGCAGAGTTAATTATTGTAGTATTATCTAAAAGGTTTAAAGCTACATTATTTGGAGCTATATTGTTTTTTAAAGCCCATTCAACAAGATCTAAATCCTCAAACGAATAAATTTGATTAATATATTTTTTAGAATTAACAACATTCTCCATATACCATGCTTTAAGGATGGAGTTTTTTTGATGCTTTTTAACAGCAACTATTCTTAAAAAACATTTTGTTAATTCTAAACCTAATGATTTATCTGCTTTACCAGAATTATTAGAGCTTGAAAAAGAAACACAAGGAGGTGATCCAATTATTATATCTGTATCGGGTAAAAGGTTTATTTCTTCGGTAGAACTTTTAAAGTCTAAAATGTTTTTTACAACAGAATCAGTTTCAAAATTATGATTATAGGTATTTATCGCAGGTTGCCAATTATCGTAACCTTTTACAATTTTAAATCCTTTTTGTCTAAACCCTTCCGAAAATCCTCCAGCTCCACAAAAAAAATCTAACACTGTTAATTTTTTCATCTCTCATCTTTTTTTTACGAAAATACACTTAATAAATTTAAAAAAAAAGTATTCTACTGACTCGAATCTTAAGTATGATAAAGATTATTTCCCTAAAACAACACACAAACAGGCATTGAACAAGAAACTTCACTCACAAAACCCAATTTACCAGTTTCTGCATTTCGTTTAAAAGAAACAATATTGTCTGTGTCTTGGTTGGCAGCTAATAAGAATTTTTCATCTGGAGATAAAGAAAAATTTCTTGGTTGTTTTCCTAAAACAGGTTCGTAACCAATTGTTTTTAACGTTCCGTTTTTTGGGTTTACTTCAAAAATCACGATAGATTCATGTCCGCGATTAGAAGCATATAAGAATTTTCCATCTTTAGAAATATGAATATCTGCTGCTTTGCTATATGCTGTAAAGTCTTTTGGCAATGTAGAAGTTGAGGAATCTATATAATAAACAGCATCTTTTTCTTTTACTAAAGAAACCGTATTATTTAATTCGTTTAAAACGTAAAACCAATTGTTATTTGGGTGAAACGTTAAATGTCTTGGCCCTGCT harbors:
- the drmB gene encoding DUF1998 domain-containing protein, coding for MKILNQSQYNQGIGKFKLLSSNAGVGSIITTKLGSYALILDINKWKFIEWANRKISLIRENESDNQKIYDRAESEINNRGLLIVDDKRFVEFLKIEKELESLVCLIDIPHMSLNESFNTPNWKNHPIKTALARNEEEGKSSDYMINAAHFPKWFISDKGKKLKKISEWKDIWKNECNKQNGKLKMPHFAPPRDGNDFKREFKSKNIEGTLVDNRVYQTLNQTNMLLICPNGHLSDIPWSKYLNWKLNHRNEDPEAKDLLGYDGCCTKPELIWTESKNKSEGYGSIFIHCNNCGSGKDQSFKVNLEGINSIKPKCKGEKPWEQELDSYSIPNENCSEEMRIALVTANNVYYASGFSSLYIPMHLAENKSKELIDALIVCNDKFNRTLGTKFEKSKEQWFNKNVDEEFLEIDCGVNISDLSFSIDELISKLGTEFNNDCTDDNIDNFENYRWQEYHCFTQNPSNKDNGLKFTDIVLSTELSSYFSKVQQIEELKVTQVQLDFTRVEPRDRIVKNGTVEYSKEAKNIFSEEANKLFILPANESLGEGLFFQFNQKKLDDWINSNEKVLSERFKRFMQEPNIDIQGAATMRKIYNNGIKHFLIHSFSHMIMRELEFSCGYPTASLKERLYISNNPEKQMSGVLIYTAEGSEGSMGGLVSQGEPERISVIIKKGLERMENCSSDPLCWESEGQGVFDLNLASCFSCSLVSETACEEMNLGLDRRVLIDEKFGYFG
- a CDS encoding helicase-related protein, which encodes MSIINEKRESLERFIKEQTLGPGINGFRFIDVENEDFQKTKIDKLKPIDYTNEIIDIVPAAVYSTGILFPQDNSKTCNEGITLDNNEGNEDEENKSEESSTQNTSTDNIEETDTIALDQMFPKTMGVTCCLDNRFLGNENLEIKLNARYYSKLKRKKDNGFNKKYAVNCELSFEKINQFIEKHELKNFHLKEVNGNLYLLINYLSSEEISQLKARIREIQKEITEEIFSEHKPAFSNNRFLTKEKRNLSSLKSTIFNDLKYKITDVKQRKTLYDISQKIEILENTISHFVDLLEVNGGGFGLWRSKLIERIISIKKINFPKDKNKVSFLYKDLNEDFIVSDIDGNIISKGLTDVYQNEINKEDGNASLSLNLQLSRDTRNFKNSNKIFVKVQLINTSTPFTQEKDSSRYYSTFNEKVNEKCFFGVKLSITNKHLIPYNELSLDTSKMEYSEDETTDYIYRQFEDFGIGHGCSVKWDKNLNTIESEYIPICDTPDVDPTPRNKSKALVKDKKGNYKNPLFLENSKAQQFKWLSTFSDAKNEEVISGLNAFVDAYGNWIKDKRKRVNDQEKKIANQELKKCSLDYQRMKENINTLLSNEINIESFRLMNSAMFMQIWHSVNTKKNKVLPLMEDVSFSNFNTDFYKKASDKLFSETESTSWRAFQLAFILLNLDGIFKNEDDINWEKRNEYVDLVWFPTGGGKTEAYLGLIALTIINRRKLHKERGGGTAAIMRYTLRLLTLQQFQRATLMIMALELIRRWDVSILGKEPINIGLWVGNNSIPNKLTYRVNDKNKDSLQYEFEKLNDIKGKENKVPFNECPWCNSKIIGDTIPDKTDDIYNKNRLHLKCSNKKCSFSFGRLLSRRRQDQGPIPVNLCDETIYQHPPSLLFGTVDKFAQLAHKVSNLDTARNRDSRRLFGRGNWENGKPTDGYFPPDIIIQDELHLLNGPLGSSVALFESAVDQLCTRIDGTRPKVISSTATTRNTGLQIAALFDRKVNLFPKQGVECDDSFFSFYKRSFSSNDKEDFIYESKRRYIGILPTGRTQIWMQMRLAAITMTHRALFELQQLGNSETIDFEKYNSFEEAMDYFHTIISYFNSLKEVGKTQSQVQSYILKEVRRVFNRVIRPQKLLHSLYTYGPIEESELTGRLSGEEVKNELKKVEEKWDASLRFAHIKNAEIKRGNIPPEFLVATNMISVGIDVSRFNLIIMNSMPRNTAEYIQASSRVARDSYGLVLTVHHPFRARDISHYEKFIEFHEKMYSYVEPISITPFTSKSVSRYLGLYLATMLRHTTDFVERVSASNICDISDSDVSDIISQLTANFDSRIIKNKIYDKEIQNLLKPQNIDFIKSWIEEAFKEWRIEASKTLADNKTFVFSNKSKRTNANQEQLYVDLDAYEADIHSKKWQIPMSLRVIESEAAIKINSK
- a CDS encoding NERD domain-containing protein gives rise to the protein MPVTFLPYNPISALDKIITKEDGSPLQGEINIYKKLFTDLNISEDNWFVWHDLKLPSHSDSYNYYKKTSAQIDFLILCKEGILVLEVKGGPISTKENDFFYGKMFQKKMKQNPFKQVEGYKFTLKDKLLNNFKNCFFCDAVALPHVNYKFKSKLIDSNLLWTEFTAKEYDNSIEKFIKHTFSHTKKRHKKHFRTYSDISPKEINAIKNILSPKVNDKNEYHTNDTLKWLGIQNIEILEGLNKNPRIMIEGPPGSGKTTIAKAFIDKQIGKKGIYICWNNLLMHYTKNTLKIRDNTKDIEVTTFFRFIKKHNPKKTYAEITLLSEEQFYLLLRDTLANLEKTNFYDFIVIDEGQDIFDRGLDLFLNKLCGYNENGLTNGNSLVLYDIDQSYSLGGRSVSELADLLTEYFTHFKLNEIKRSAQNPDIRLLSSIILENPTEILSKKFNETYNNISIKKHSSLSKVKKHLVNNVLNSIRQENSSLKGADCIILIESKLLKGEYLGNPDMHYELAIKDIEELSEKNITDTANKLRYTSILKYKGLESKNVFLVVTEPSDYNKYELFIGITRAINNVEINIIY
- a CDS encoding DNA cytosine methyltransferase, which encodes MKKLTVLDFFCGAGGFSEGFRQKGFKIVKGYDNWQPAINTYNHNFETDSVVKNILDFKSSTEEINLLPDTDIIIGSPPCVSFSSSNNSGKADKSLGLELTKCFLRIVAVKKHQKNSILKAWYMENVVNSKKYINQIYSFEDLDLVEWALKNNIAPNNVALNLLDNTTIINSADYGSYQARKRAISGEIIKIGRLIIPKATHSNNKKDTLQEWNTLSKLLQKLPKPNCKKSSRKVIDPVYNSITINLNQLTDHFYDSGLYKSEWRQSREHKVNHYCMGKMSFPENKEKPSRTITATKSGTSREALIYKSEYSRKGNGEYRSPTVREAASIMGFPFSYQFLGTLHSKWRLVGNAVCPSVSRVFANEVLNQYNLPNSIDLKLVKEPNLIDVQNLNNFKEKVFDKQPKRTKNSRFRRHPIKAGNLTVTLSNFDIEKNTKATDKWYTSIQYGTGLGYKNQKVEDDFYKTIEPIILEEKTGPQFVKTINKGFSEKIGSSSDLQKMYEEQIAFENLLEPTELVEKINEIITQIKFKNTDYIQSDTIVFKNKDIIPMSQVFALYAINKITTIANSN